Within Amedibacterium intestinale, the genomic segment TTCCAACTATTGATAAAAAAGGGTTAGCGGCAATGACGTCATCATTTTTTGCAGCACTATATTGTGCTTTTGGTAAATACGATATAGTTCATTTTCATGCGGAAGGGCCATGTGCGATGTTATGGATACCTAAATTATTTGGTAAAAAATGCATTGTGACTGTCCATGGTTTGGATCACAGGAGGGCTAAATGGAAAAATGGATTTGGTTCTAAATACATTTTATTCGGTGAAAAAGTAGCAGTTAAGTATGCTGACGAAATTATTGTTCTATCTAAAGGAGTGCAGGATTATTTCAAAAATACTTATAATAGAGAAACAGTATTTATTCCAAATGGAGTCAATAAGCCAGAAATTAAAGAAGCAAGTTTAATTAAGCAAAAATATAAACTAGAAAAAGATAGTTACATTCTTTATCTAGGAAGAATTGTTCCTGAAAAAGGACTTAGATATTTGATCAAAGCATTCAAAGATGTGAGGACAGATAAGAAATTAGTAATTGCTGGTGGTGCTAGTGATACTGATTCATTCTTCAATGAAATGAGAGAATTGGCTAAGGATGATCAAAGAATTGTTTTTACTGGTTTTGTACAAGGACAAGTATTAGAAGAATTATATTCTAATGCTTATGTTTATACATTACCAAGTGATTTAGAAGGTATGCCTTTGTCATTACTTGAAGGTATGAGTTATGGAAATTGTTGTCTAACAAGTGATATAGCTGAATGCACAGAAGTAGTAAGTGATAGAGCAGTAATTTTTAGAAAATCAGATATCAACGAATTAAGAGAAAAGCTGCAATACTTAGTTGATAACAGTGATATTGCAGATAAATATAAGAGCATAGCATCTGATTATATTTGTGAAAAATATAATTGGGATGAAATAGTAGAGAAAACAGTGGAGTTGTATCGAGTATGAAGATATTGATGATAAACAAGTTTCTTTATCCTAATGGCGGTTCTGAAACATATATATTCAAATTAGGTGATTATTTGAAATTACAAGGTCATGAAGTTCAATATTTTGGTATGGAACATAAAGGTAGATGTGTTGGAAATAATGTAGAAGCTTATACTTCTGATATGGATTTTCATGGAGGATCTAAGTTATCTAAATTAACTTACCCATTAAAAACCATTTATTCAATTGAAGCTAGAAAACAAATAAGAAAAGTTTTAGAAGATTTTAAACCTGATGTTTGTCATTTAAATAACTTTACTTATCAAATTACACCATCAGTTATTCTAGAAATTAAAAAGTGGAACCCTAAATGTAAAATTGTGTTTACAGCACATGATTATAACCTAGTATGTCCTAATCATATGTTGAATAATCCAAACACACATAAAAATTGTGAAAAATGTCTAGGTGGTCATTATATAAATTGTACTAAGAATAAATGTATTCATGGTTCTGGTGCTAAATCGTTAATTGGAACGATGGAAGCTATTTTTTGGAATACAAAAGGTACATATAAATATATTGATAAAGTCATTTGTTGTTCTGAATTTATGAAAACAAAGATGGATACGAATCCAGTGTTTAAAGATAAGACAGTAGCTCTTCATAACTTTATAGACAAAGTTGAATGGAAAGATACTGAAAAGAAAGATTATGTTTTATATTTTGGACGTTTTTCAGAAGAAAAAGGAATTGGAACATTAATTGATGTTTGCAAAGAATTAAAAGACATTCAATTTATTTTTGCAGGAACCGGTCCCTTAGAAGATAAAATAAAAGATATTCCTAATATCAAAAATGTAGGGTTTCAAACAGGAGTTCATTTAGAAAAACTAATTCGTGAAGCTAAATTTAGTATTTATCCAAGCGAATGGTTTGAAAATTGCCCATTTAGTGTAATGGAAAGTCAAATGTATGGAACTCCAGTATTAGGAGCTAACATTGGTGGAATTCCTGAACTAATTCAAGTTGGTAAAACTGGAGAGTTATTTGAAAGTGGAAATAAAGAAGATCTTAAGAATAAAATTATTCAATTGAACGAATCTAATATTCAAGATTATGTAGAGGATTGTAAAAATATTCAATTTGATACGATTAATGAATATTATGAAAAACTAAGGGATATTTATGCATAGAAGATATGAGAGTTTAGATTATTTAAGGGCATTCTCAGCACTAGGAATTTTATTAATGCATGTTTTAACAAATGGCAATTATGAATTATCTGGATTTGTATTTGATAAATTAATCCCATCATTTACTGATTTAGTATTCTTATTCATGGTTATTAGTGGGTTTTCAATGTGTTGTGGATATTATAAAAAAATAAGAAGTAATGAAATTAATATTGATGATTTTTATATAAAACGATTTAAAAGAATGTGGCCATATTTTACATTCCTATGTTTGATAGATTTTATTTTTTCACCAAGTCTAAATTCGTTATATGAAATCTTTGCAAATTCAACTTTGTGTTTTGGATTTCTCCCAAATGCAAATATTTCTGTAATAGGTGTTGGATGGTTTTTAGGATTAGTATTTGTGTTCTATGCAATATTTCCATTCTTTTGTTTCTTAATAGGAACAAAGAGAAGAGCGTGGTTTACATTTGGAGTATCAATTATCTTTAATCTATTAAGTATATATTATTTTGAAGCAACTAGAACAAATATCATTTATTCAGCAATGTACTTTATTGCCGGAGGTCTACTTTATTTATATAAAGATGACATTTCTAGTTTACTAAAGAAAAAGAAGTTGTATATTATAGTTATTTTATTAATATGTTTGATTGGATATTACCTTATAGATATGAAATCAATATTGATTTTACTGATTTCGATTTCTTTAATCATTATGTGTATTTTTGATCGGGGGGGAGTCAATTCCATTGTCTCCTTTATTAGTAATATAAGTATGGAAATATACTTATGTCACATGGTGATTTATAGAGTAGTTGAAAAACTACATCTAATACATATTAGCTCAAGTGAGTTAATTTCTTATTTATTCGCGTCATGTTTAGTATTTATAGGAGCAATTATTTTTGCTTTTATTAGTAAGAAATTTTTAGAAAGGTTAGGTTTTTTATGGCAGAAAAGAAATTAAACGGAACAGTAATAGTTACTTATCGTTGCAATGCACGTTGTTCAATGTGTAATAGATATAAGGCACCAAGTAAGCCTGATGAAGAAATTAGTATTGAAACTATTCGAAAATTACCAAAGATGTATTTTACAAATATTACAGGTGGAGAACCTTTTATTCGTACTGACTTAAAAGATATTGTTAGAGAATTGTATAAAAAGAGTGATCGTATTGTAATTAGTACAAATGGATTCTTTACTGATCGAATCGTTGATTTATGTAAAGAATTTCCTCAAATTGGAATTCGTATTTCTATCGAAGGTTTAGAACAAACAAATAATGAAATTCGTGGATTAAATGATGGATACAATAGAGGATATAGTACATTAAAGAAATTAAGAGAAATGGGTATGAAGGATGTTGGATTTGGTATGACAGTCCAAGATAAAAATGCTCATGACTTAGTTCCTTTATATAAGATTTCTAATGAAATGGGCATGGAATTTGCAACAGCTTCATTACATAATTCATTTTATTTTGTAGAAGCAAAAAATATTATTAAAGATAGACCAATGGTTGCACAAAATTTTGAAAATTTAGTTAATGAGTTATTAAGAAGTAATTCACCTAAAAAATGGATGAGAGCTTACTTTAATCATGGATTAATTAATTATATTTATGGACAAAAGAGACTATTACCATGTGATATGAGTTTTGATACTTTCTTTATTGACCCATATGGGGATGTTATGCCATGTAATGGTACTAAAGATAAAGAAGTAATGGGAAATTTAAACAAAAGTTCTTGGGATGAATTATGGAACAGTAAAGAAGCTGAAAAAGTAAGGAGTAAAGTTAGATGTTGTGATAGAGATTGTTGGATGATTGGATCTGTATCACCTGCTATGCATAAATATATTTGGAAACCTGGGTTCTGGGTAGTATGGCATAAGTTTAAATCTTTATTTACTAAGAAACCGTATTCTATGTATGAATTAAAGGTAGTAAGAGACTATAGAGATGGGAAAGTTACAAAAGAAGAATTAGATAAATGTAGTACATGTGACATGTGTGCTACAGTTAATAATGGTTTAAGTGCTGCATCAATGGAACAATTAAAGAATAAGACTGGTGAAGAGATTGTAGATGCTGATATTGCTAGTCAGATGAATGTTAAGTAAATTTGAAAGGAGAAGATAAATGAAAGTTGCGGTTATCACTAGGCATGCTATTACTAATTATGGTTCTATTCTTCAATCAATAGCAACTCAAAAAATGATATCTAAGCTTGGACATTCAAGTGTAATCATTAATTATATCCGAGAAGATGAAAATTACAAAAATCATGAAAAAACTTTACTTAATAGAAAAAGCTCATGGAACAATAATTTTTTTAAAAGAACAATTTATTTAATATTGCGCCAACCTTTCAGTGTATACTCGGGAAAAAGATTTGAAAAATATCAAAAAGATTATCTTAAGTTAACAGATTTATGTACAAATAAGAATGAAATAGAAAATGAATGTACAGATGTCGATGTTTTTATGACTGGAAGCGATCAAGTTTGGGGTCCTATGGAAAATGGTGAATATGATGATGCTTACTGCTTATCTTTTGTTGGTAATAATAAAAAGAAAATAGCTTATGCTGCTAGTTTAGGTAGAACGGATATGAATGATGACTTAAGAAGTTATTTCAAACATTGGTTATCACGATATACCAAAATTGCTGTGAGGGAGGATAGCGCTGTCGAAATATTAGATTCACTCGGTATTCAAGCTGATCAAGTTTTAGACCCAACATTAATGTTGGGAAGAGATGAGTGGAAAGAGTTTTTAGATAAAGATTTTAATAAAGGTAAATACATTCTTGTTTACCAACTGCATAATGATGAAAAATTATCTACTTATGCCAAAAAAGTCAGTGAAAAAACAGGTATGCCTTTAATTAGAATTTCAGCATCTTTTCATCAGTTGTTAAGAGGAGGTAAATTTCAATATTTACCAACTATAAACGAATTCTTGTCTTATATTGATAACGCTGAATGTTTAATTACTGATTCATTTCACGGAACGGCATTTGCAATTAATTTAAACACAACTTTTGTTGAAGTATTGCCTAATAATAAAACAGGGACTAGAAATTTAAGCATTTTAAGGTTAACACATTTGGAAGATAGAATCTTAACCGATATTAATGATGTTGGTTTGGCAAAAAATAAAATTGATTATACAAAAGTAAATAAAATATTAAAAGAAAAGCAAATTGAATCGATGAAAATTTTAAAAAATATGATTGAAGATTAGAGGTGTAAATGTGAAGACAGTATGTGACTTAGACGATTGTACTGGATGTATGGCCTGTATTGATATTTGTGGTAAACATGCTATTTCAATACAAGACAATTTAAAAAGTTATAATGCAGTAATTGATCAAAATAAATGCGTTAATTGTGGCTTATGTACAAAGGTATGTCAGAACAATTACAAAATTCAATCTTGCCAACCTACAAAATGGTATCAAGGTTGGACTAATGATGAACAAGATCGCCTAAAAGCTTCCTCAGGAGGTTTTGCAACCGCAATAGCAAAGTCATTTATTAAAAATAAAGGAATAGTATATAGTTGTGTTTTCAAAAATGGCGAATTTATATTTGAAAGCGCAAAAAATGAAAATGAAGTTGATAAATTTACAGGCTCTAAATACGTTAAGAGCAATCCAATCAATCTTTATAAAAATGTCTTAAATGATTTAAAAAGCGGTAAAAAGGTTTTAGTTATTGCTCTGCCTTGTCAAATTGGTGCTTTAAAACAATATATTAAACAAGAATTTCAACAAAACTTGTATACGGTTGACCTAATATGTCATGGTACACCATCACCAAATTTTTTAGAGATGTTCTTAAATCAGTATAATAAATCTTTAAAAATGTTTAATTCAATTATCTTTAGAGTTAAAGCAAAAATGCAAATCCATGGCAACAATGAAGGCATTGTTACTAAGGGAGTTAGCGATAAATATACAATTGCATTTTTAAATGGTCTTACATATACAGATAATTGTTATAAATGTAAGTATGCAAAGTTAGAGAGAGTATCTGATATAACAATTGGTGATTCATGGGGTTCTACACTGTCGGAAGATGAAAGAAAAAAAGGTATTTCACTTGCTTTATGTCAAACAAAAAAGGGAATAGAATTATTAGGTGAATCAAATTTATGTTTAAAGGATGTTGATTTAAATGAGGCTATTAATAATAATCATCAATTGAAAGCACCATCAACTACTCCTAGTCAAAGAAATAACTTTTTTAACGGAGTAAAAAAACATAAAAGGATTAATTTTTTGATTTTCATAATTTATCCAAGACAATCTATCAAACAAGATGTAAAAAATCTATTAATAAGAATAGGGGTTATTCGAAAAATTAATGGATAGTATTAAAATAGGAGATAGGAGTGAATAGATGATAAGTTTAATTATACCAGTCTTTAATGTAGATGTAGCATTATTGAAATGTTTGTTGGAAAGCATTACACTGAAGAGTGATTTTGAATTTGAAATTATCATTGTGGATGATTGTTCGACGAATATAGATTTATTAAATTTTGAATCTTATATAGAAAATCAGCCTCATTGTAAAGTTATCTCAACTGGTAAAAACTCAGGACCAGGAGTTGCTAGAAATATTGGAATTGAAAATGCTAATGGTAATTGGTGTATGTTTGCTGATGCGGATGATTTTTATTCACAAGGGGCAATTAAAATTGTTAATTCAACACTGATTAATAATAATCCAAATGCAATAATATTTGACTATAATATAGTAGCTGGAAATACTGTTAAAATGAAATCCTTAAGTAATTCTGATCAATATATTTCCAAGTCAGAAATACAAGAGCTTCTTGTTGGAAGTACAGAGTTAAACAATATATGGAGATGTGCCTTTTCGTTAGATATTATAAGAGAGAACAATGTATCTTTTCCCTCAGATATGCGCAATGGAGAGGATTTTATTTTCATGATAGAATACTTTAAACATTGTGATGAAGTGATTCATCTAAAAAAACCTCTTTATAATTATAGAATAAATGAAAATGGAATTACTCAAAATTTCACACTTTCGAAAATAGATGATGCAGTGAAGACTCTTCAATATAGATATCAATTATTAGATTTAAACTTTCACGAAAATACAAAAGCAAATATAAGTTTGTTTATTCAAAATAAGTATATTCAAGTATTATTCGATTATATGGCTCTAGCTTATAAAAATAAGGAATTCTCGTATGTTCAGATAATTAAAAATAATAAGTATTGTCAAAGATTATTAAATGATAAAAGTGAAAGTTTAGTCACTAATTTGAAAAGAAAAATAATTATAAGTTATAACCCACTTCTATTGATTTTCTTTTATACCATAAAGGAATGTGTGAAGAGTTTTGTTATAAAAATTAGAAATTTTTAAAGTCAATATAAGGATTAATTTCTATATTTTTGGAGGTATAAAATTATATGATTCAATATTTACTCACTTTCAGTATATCAAGTATTTTTATCTATATATCTAAATATATAAAAAGAAATCAGAGGTGGATATTATTTTTTATTGCTTTATTTATTCCATGTTTCTTAGCGGGCATAAGATCAGAAATAATTGGAACGGATGTAAACGTATATCTTATGCCAATCTACAATGCGGCTGAGAAAGCAGGAAATTTCAATGAATACTTAAATACAAGCTGGTTTAATATTTATCGCTATAATAGTGTCAAAGAATATGAAATTGGATTTATCACTGTAATTTATGTACTTGTAAAAATGTTTCACAGTATCTTTGTAGTTAAATTTTTTATACAATTTTTAATAATATATCCGATATATTTTGCATTAAAAAAGTATGGTGAAAAGACATTAATTTGGATAGGAATGTTAATATATTTTTTATTGTTTTTTAATCAATCCTTAAACATAATGAGACAGTATATTTCTATGTCATTTGTCTTTTTAGCGATAGTTGGTTTTATAAAAACAAATGATTTTAAACATTATGTCATATTTCAATTAATAGCATTAACATTTCATAGTAGTTCATTAATTGGATTAGGAATATTTTTTATTTACAAATTCTTATATAGAAATGAAGTCAATAGCATAACTGTTTTAAATAAAAGAGTAATGTATATATCCATTCTTGGATTACTATTGTTGTTATCTCCAACATTGATATCGAAATTTTTAGCGCAGATTGGATTGAACTCTTATTCTCTTTACATAAAAGGAGAATTAACTTTTATGCCAAATCAAATAATTATACGGTTACCATTGCTTATTCTTTCGTTAATAAATTGGAATAAGATGTGTAAAAAATCAGAATACTTCCATTTCTATTTTTGTATGCTAATATTTACTATATTATTTGCACAATTAGCTGGTTCGAGTCAATTTGGTGCAAGAATTGCTATTTACTTTGCAGTATTTCAAATAGTTTTATGTATTCAATTATGCAAGACAATAGGAAGAAATCAAATAAATATGGTGATATTGAATATAGGCATTATTGCATATTATCTTTTTTATTGGTGGTTTTATTATGCATATATGGGAATGGATGCTACCGTTCCGTTTATATCAATATCTAATTAATGATAGGAGAGTAAAATGAAAAAAATTGGTTTATTAACACTGGGTTCAAAAAGTTTTAATTATGGCGGAGTATTGCAACAATTTGGATTGTTTCAAACAATTAATAATTTAGGCTTTGAATGTGAAATAATTGATTATGATGTTAATTCTGAATTAAATATGTTTAGTTATAAATGAAACATTCCCATTTATTTTCTACTTTGATGCTCTTTTGTAATATGGATTTATTTCTTATAAATACAGAAAGGAAAAAGGATTTTGAATATATATATAAATTCTAGGTTTGAGAATGGAACGAAATTTAAAAAAAGTTTATTTAAAATGTTATTATTGTAAAAATCTTGGTGATGATATTTTTATAGATATTATATCTAAAAGATATCCAAATATTATTTTTAACATTTATGGTGACGATAATTACATGAACAAAAATAATATCAAAATTATAAATCGAAATTTATTTACTAAATTGGTGAATAAAATACTTATGATGTTAACAAATGGAAAAATAAATATTGAAACGTTTTTTTCTAAGAGATGTGATTTTAATGTTATACTTGGAGGTTCGATGTTTATAGAGAAAGAATTAAATCCTTATGAATACCTAAATAAGAAAAAAACATTTATTTTAGGGATAAATTTTGGGCCTTACAGTAGCGAACAATATTATAATTACTGCTTTAACTATTTTAGTGATGCTAAGGATGTTTGTTTTAGAGATCAAAAATCATATGATTTGTTTAATAAAATTGAAACTGCTAGAATAGCTCCAGATATTGTATTTTCACTAGATAATAAAAATGATGATTATTGTAGCAAAAGAATCATTATTTCACCAATTGATTGTACAAATCGTTTTGGTAAAAAAGTTAGAGAGAAATATGAAAGTTTTCTTAAACAAATTATTTGTTTGTATATTGAAAAAGGATTCTCAGTTGGTCTAATGTCATTTTGTAAGCAAGAAAATGATCATATAGTCGTTAAGAGGTTATATGAAGAAATTAATAGTCAGCAAGTAGATTGTTTTTATTATGAAGGAAACATAAATGAGGCAATTGATTATATCAACAATTCTTCAATAATTGTAGGATCTCGTTTTCACGCAAATATTTTAGGTATTAAGTTAAATAAGTCAATAATACCAATCGCATATAGTGATAAAACAATCGATGCGCTCAATAATTTAGGATTTGATAAATATATATTTGATATAAGAAAAATTGATGAATGGAATCTTACAAGTATAGATGATGAGTATTTATGTAATAAAATAGATGTTTCTAGAATAACTAAAGAAGCTGAAAATCATTTTTCTAAATTAGATTTAGCATTGAGAGGACATATTGATGGAGAGAGAAAATAAATTAATAAAAAACACAATGATAGTGGCAGTTGGAAAAATATGTACTCAATTTATTAGCTTCTTCTTACTTCCATTATATACTGCAGTATTAACGGCTAGTGAATATGGAGTCGTTGATTTGGTAAACACTTTTGTTTCTTTATTGATGCCAATAATATATTTGCAAATAGAACAAGCTGTATTTAGATTTTTAATAGATGCAAGAGAAAATAGAGACAATACAAGGAAAATTATTTGTTCTACATTCATATTTGTTACGATTTTAACTTTTTTTCTACTATTTTTCTATTTTTTCTTTGCAAAATATATTGTTAATGAATATAAATTGTATTTAGTTTGTTTGTTAATTGTTTCAATGTTTTCAAATATTAGCTTACAAATTACAAGAGGAATCGATGATAATTTTACTTACTCTGTAGGTAGTTTGATATCAGGAGCAGGTCATGTTATAATGAATGTAATTTTTATTTGCTACTTTAATTTAGGAGCAATTGGAATGCTTTTGGCATCAATAATTTCTAATATAATGTGCTTTTTATATGTTTTTTTCAAAAAGAGATTATGGAAATATATCTTATCATTTTCATTTGATACTGCTATTATAAAAAAAATGTTAAAATATTCTATCCCTTTGATACCTAATCAATTATCATGGTGGGTTGTTAATGCATCAGACAGAACATTAATACTATATTTTATAGGTGTAAACGCTAATGGGATCTATTCGGCAGCAAACAAATTTTCAGCAATAGTAATTTCTATTTTTAACATTTTTAATTTGACGTGGTCCGAATCTGCTTCACTTGCAATCAAAGATAAAGATAAGGCCCATTTTTATAGTAAAGTTATAAATCAGTCAATGAAATTTTGTTACTCATTATGTTTCGGTATCATTGCAATCATGCCTTTTGTGTTCAAATATGTTATAACTGGAGAGTCATTTTCTGAAGCTTATTTTCAAATACCTATTTTAATTATATCTGTAATTTTTAATGTGGTTGCATCTTTAGTAGGATCAATATATATAGCTTTAAAAAAATCTGGAGAGATTGCAAAAACTTCTTTTTTTGCAGCAATCTTTAATATTGCCATTAATTTATTGTTAATTAAATACATAGGTTTATATGCTGCTTCATTCTCTACATTGGTTTCTTATTTTACGATGGCAATTTATAGATTGGTAGATGTGCAAAACTATGTACAGATATCATTAGATTTTAAATTTATGTCCGTAAGTTTTGTAGTACTTTTAGAAATTGTTGTAATATATTATATTAATTCATTTTTGTTGAGCATAATTGGTTTAATAACAGTTTTATTATACTCTATAATTTATAATAAACATATAATTAAATCATTTTTTACCGCTATAATAAATAAGGTAAGTTAAATATAGTATTCTATGAGTATTACATCGCAATAACGACATCATAATAATTAATCGATGACAGTGTGTTAACCTAATGACGACACCATCTCACTAAACGACGACAGTGAAAACCTGCTCTTAACGGGCAGGTCATTTTATAATGTTAAGATTTATTTTCTCGTGTTCTCATGGATTTTTCACCTTTTATATGAATGAGGTAAGAATTAGCTACGACTCGGTCTAAAATTGCGTCCGCAACAGCACCTCCTCCAAGATTTGCATGCCATCCTTCTGGAAGAAACTGTGATGCGAAAACTGTCGATTTGCATCCATATCTTAATTCCAGCAATTCAAGAATATCAGACTGCTGCTGTGAAGTTGTTGGGTTCAACAGCCATTCATCAATAATCAACAATTCAGCTCTTGCATAGTATTTTAGTTTCTTCTTATATGACTCCTTGTTTCTGGCTTGATCTAGTTCATAAAGCAAATCTGGAAGTCTGATGTATTTGACATTTTTCGCTTTCTTGCAGGCTTCATTTCCTAAAGCAGATATGTAAAACGTTTTTCCAGCTCCTGTAGCACCTACTACAATTACATTAAGATGTTCATCTATGTAATCGCATTCTGCAAGTTTTAGAGTTAATACCTTATCGATTTCTCTATCTGGATAAAATCGTATATCACTGACA encodes:
- a CDS encoding glycosyltransferase family 4 protein, coding for MTLNNKLRIAMLGQKNLDRSGGIEVVVTELSTRMVKLGHNVVCYNRRGHHVSGKEFDSDIKDNYQGVKIKAVPTIDKKGLAAMTSSFFAALYCAFGKYDIVHFHAEGPCAMLWIPKLFGKKCIVTVHGLDHRRAKWKNGFGSKYILFGEKVAVKYADEIIVLSKGVQDYFKNTYNRETVFIPNGVNKPEIKEASLIKQKYKLEKDSYILYLGRIVPEKGLRYLIKAFKDVRTDKKLVIAGGASDTDSFFNEMRELAKDDQRIVFTGFVQGQVLEELYSNAYVYTLPSDLEGMPLSLLEGMSYGNCCLTSDIAECTEVVSDRAVIFRKSDINELREKLQYLVDNSDIADKYKSIASDYICEKYNWDEIVEKTVELYRV
- a CDS encoding glycosyltransferase; the encoded protein is MKILMINKFLYPNGGSETYIFKLGDYLKLQGHEVQYFGMEHKGRCVGNNVEAYTSDMDFHGGSKLSKLTYPLKTIYSIEARKQIRKVLEDFKPDVCHLNNFTYQITPSVILEIKKWNPKCKIVFTAHDYNLVCPNHMLNNPNTHKNCEKCLGGHYINCTKNKCIHGSGAKSLIGTMEAIFWNTKGTYKYIDKVICCSEFMKTKMDTNPVFKDKTVALHNFIDKVEWKDTEKKDYVLYFGRFSEEKGIGTLIDVCKELKDIQFIFAGTGPLEDKIKDIPNIKNVGFQTGVHLEKLIREAKFSIYPSEWFENCPFSVMESQMYGTPVLGANIGGIPELIQVGKTGELFESGNKEDLKNKIIQLNESNIQDYVEDCKNIQFDTINEYYEKLRDIYA
- a CDS encoding acyltransferase family protein produces the protein MHRRYESLDYLRAFSALGILLMHVLTNGNYELSGFVFDKLIPSFTDLVFLFMVISGFSMCCGYYKKIRSNEINIDDFYIKRFKRMWPYFTFLCLIDFIFSPSLNSLYEIFANSTLCFGFLPNANISVIGVGWFLGLVFVFYAIFPFFCFLIGTKRRAWFTFGVSIIFNLLSIYYFEATRTNIIYSAMYFIAGGLLYLYKDDISSLLKKKKLYIIVILLICLIGYYLIDMKSILILLISISLIIMCIFDRGGVNSIVSFISNISMEIYLCHMVIYRVVEKLHLIHISSSELISYLFASCLVFIGAIIFAFISKKFLERLGFLWQKRN
- a CDS encoding radical SAM protein; the encoded protein is MAEKKLNGTVIVTYRCNARCSMCNRYKAPSKPDEEISIETIRKLPKMYFTNITGGEPFIRTDLKDIVRELYKKSDRIVISTNGFFTDRIVDLCKEFPQIGIRISIEGLEQTNNEIRGLNDGYNRGYSTLKKLREMGMKDVGFGMTVQDKNAHDLVPLYKISNEMGMEFATASLHNSFYFVEAKNIIKDRPMVAQNFENLVNELLRSNSPKKWMRAYFNHGLINYIYGQKRLLPCDMSFDTFFIDPYGDVMPCNGTKDKEVMGNLNKSSWDELWNSKEAEKVRSKVRCCDRDCWMIGSVSPAMHKYIWKPGFWVVWHKFKSLFTKKPYSMYELKVVRDYRDGKVTKEELDKCSTCDMCATVNNGLSAASMEQLKNKTGEEIVDADIASQMNVK
- a CDS encoding polysaccharide pyruvyl transferase family protein is translated as MKVAVITRHAITNYGSILQSIATQKMISKLGHSSVIINYIREDENYKNHEKTLLNRKSSWNNNFFKRTIYLILRQPFSVYSGKRFEKYQKDYLKLTDLCTNKNEIENECTDVDVFMTGSDQVWGPMENGEYDDAYCLSFVGNNKKKIAYAASLGRTDMNDDLRSYFKHWLSRYTKIAVREDSAVEILDSLGIQADQVLDPTLMLGRDEWKEFLDKDFNKGKYILVYQLHNDEKLSTYAKKVSEKTGMPLIRISASFHQLLRGGKFQYLPTINEFLSYIDNAECLITDSFHGTAFAINLNTTFVEVLPNNKTGTRNLSILRLTHLEDRILTDINDVGLAKNKIDYTKVNKILKEKQIESMKILKNMIED
- a CDS encoding Coenzyme F420 hydrogenase/dehydrogenase, beta subunit C-terminal domain → MKTVCDLDDCTGCMACIDICGKHAISIQDNLKSYNAVIDQNKCVNCGLCTKVCQNNYKIQSCQPTKWYQGWTNDEQDRLKASSGGFATAIAKSFIKNKGIVYSCVFKNGEFIFESAKNENEVDKFTGSKYVKSNPINLYKNVLNDLKSGKKVLVIALPCQIGALKQYIKQEFQQNLYTVDLICHGTPSPNFLEMFLNQYNKSLKMFNSIIFRVKAKMQIHGNNEGIVTKGVSDKYTIAFLNGLTYTDNCYKCKYAKLERVSDITIGDSWGSTLSEDERKKGISLALCQTKKGIELLGESNLCLKDVDLNEAINNNHQLKAPSTTPSQRNNFFNGVKKHKRINFLIFIIYPRQSIKQDVKNLLIRIGVIRKING
- a CDS encoding glycosyltransferase family 2 protein, with protein sequence MISLIIPVFNVDVALLKCLLESITLKSDFEFEIIIVDDCSTNIDLLNFESYIENQPHCKVISTGKNSGPGVARNIGIENANGNWCMFADADDFYSQGAIKIVNSTLINNNPNAIIFDYNIVAGNTVKMKSLSNSDQYISKSEIQELLVGSTELNNIWRCAFSLDIIRENNVSFPSDMRNGEDFIFMIEYFKHCDEVIHLKKPLYNYRINENGITQNFTLSKIDDAVKTLQYRYQLLDLNFHENTKANISLFIQNKYIQVLFDYMALAYKNKEFSYVQIIKNNKYCQRLLNDKSESLVTNLKRKIIISYNPLLLIFFYTIKECVKSFVIKIRNF
- a CDS encoding EpsG family protein, whose translation is MIQYLLTFSISSIFIYISKYIKRNQRWILFFIALFIPCFLAGIRSEIIGTDVNVYLMPIYNAAEKAGNFNEYLNTSWFNIYRYNSVKEYEIGFITVIYVLVKMFHSIFVVKFFIQFLIIYPIYFALKKYGEKTLIWIGMLIYFLLFFNQSLNIMRQYISMSFVFLAIVGFIKTNDFKHYVIFQLIALTFHSSSLIGLGIFFIYKFLYRNEVNSITVLNKRVMYISILGLLLLLSPTLISKFLAQIGLNSYSLYIKGELTFMPNQIIIRLPLLILSLINWNKMCKKSEYFHFYFCMLIFTILFAQLAGSSQFGARIAIYFAVFQIVLCIQLCKTIGRNQINMVILNIGIIAYYLFYWWFYYAYMGMDATVPFISISN
- a CDS encoding polysaccharide pyruvyl transferase family protein — encoded protein: MERNLKKVYLKCYYCKNLGDDIFIDIISKRYPNIIFNIYGDDNYMNKNNIKIINRNLFTKLVNKILMMLTNGKINIETFFSKRCDFNVILGGSMFIEKELNPYEYLNKKKTFILGINFGPYSSEQYYNYCFNYFSDAKDVCFRDQKSYDLFNKIETARIAPDIVFSLDNKNDDYCSKRIIISPIDCTNRFGKKVREKYESFLKQIICLYIEKGFSVGLMSFCKQENDHIVVKRLYEEINSQQVDCFYYEGNINEAIDYINNSSIIVGSRFHANILGIKLNKSIIPIAYSDKTIDALNNLGFDKYIFDIRKIDEWNLTSIDDEYLCNKIDVSRITKEAENHFSKLDLALRGHIDGERK